The proteins below are encoded in one region of Pelecanus crispus isolate bPelCri1 chromosome 4, bPelCri1.pri, whole genome shotgun sequence:
- the SNRPB gene encoding LOW QUALITY PROTEIN: small nuclear ribonucleoprotein-associated proteins B and B' (The sequence of the model RefSeq protein was modified relative to this genomic sequence to represent the inferred CDS: inserted 1 base in 1 codon) yields the protein MDTHGGTPSPCTPQCPMGAPNMGAHNGTPSTPSFPVPVPPSRVAPSTQTPSGAQRKEQARLEAEERRKEKARWEQQQREQEEAMRDRSRRSESIEKAAEAAVLVSQRSQNPRDFFRQRERSGSTSGTPLPASPLGTRPGARRPFLRYQRSLTESAFIFGRPDPPPSPGPPQPGVFRAAPPASPRRPQPPPPASPMGRGTPQCATTGTPPSPTGTPQCATTGTPPSPMGMGTPHPPSPIGRGTPPCAPLGSPPSPTGTPQCATTGTPISPMGTGTPQCAPXGTPPSPGRAGPPHATSPIGTRPARPPVTGTG from the exons ATGGACACCCACggtgggacccccagcccctgcaccccacagtgCCCCATGGGTGCTCCCAATATGGGTGCCCACAatgggacccccagcacccccagcttcCCCGTCCCGGTGCCCCCATCCCGCGTGGCTCCGAGCACGCAGACCCCCAGCGGGGCCCAGAG GAAGGAGCAGGCGCGGCTGGAGGCGGAGGAGCGCAGGAAGGAGAAGGCGCGATGG gagcagcagcagcgggagcaggaggaggccaTGCGGGACCGCAGCCGGCGCAGCGAGTCCATCGAGAAGGCGGCC gaggcGGCCGTCCTGGTCTCCCAGCGCTCGCAGAACCCGCGGGATTTCTTCCGGCAGCGGGAGCGCTCGGGGTCCACGTCCGGCACCCCGCTGCCCGCCTCCCCCCTCGGCACCAGGCCCG GTGCCCGGCGGCCGTTCCTGCGGTACCAGCGCAGCCTGACCGAGTCGGCCTTCATCTTCGGCCGGCCGGACCCCCCGCCCTCGCccgggcccccccagcccggcgtGTTCAGGGCTgcgccccccgccagcccccgccgaccccagcctcccccccccgccagccccatgGGGAGGGGGACCCCTCAATGTGCCaccaccgggaccccccccagccccacggggacCCCTCAATGTGCCAccactgggaccccccccagccccatggggatggggacccctCA cccccccagccccatagggagGGGGacccctccctgtgcccccctggggagcccccccagccccacggggacCCCTCAATGTGCCACCACTGGGACCCCCATCAGCCccatggggacggggacccctCAATGtgccc ctgggaccccccccagcccaggcagggcagggcccccCCATGCCACCAGCCCCATAGGGACAAG